The Gammaproteobacteria bacterium genome segment CATTCGGGATGAGCAACAGTTCGCCGGCGCGGACGAACTCGTCACTCAGATCGAGCTGGACGTTGCCAAGGCAAGGGCGATGTTGGAGGAATCATGAGAGAACGCTTCCATTCCAGCTCCCCGTACGAGCCCGCGTACGGATTCTCCCGTGCCATCAGAATCGGCGACAGGGTGCTGATCGCAGGCACCGCGCCGATTCCTCCCGAGGGCGAGCCGATGGCATCCACCGCGTACGAGCAGATGCGCCGCTGCGGAGTGATCATCATCGCGTCGCTGGAAGCAGCGGGTGCGACAGCGGCAGACGTCGTGCGTACGCGGATGTTCCTGACCGACCCCGCCGACGCCGACGAGGTGGGCAGGGCGCATGCCGAGCTGTTCGGTGCTGCGGCACCCGTGGCAACGATGGTGGTCGTCGGCGGCCTCCTCGACCCCGGATGGAAGGTGGAGGTCGAGGCGGAAGCGCTGTTGGGAGGTTGACCGTGGCTCCTGATTGTTCCGGTGCCCGGCGAAGGTGTTACACTCCCGTCCGTTCCTCGTACCCCCTATCTGTGCGCGTGTGTGAATGAAGGACACCAAAACCATTATCGAAGAGTACGGTCAGCATGACAGCGACACCGGTTCCCCCGAGGTTCAGGTCGCGCTGCTCACCGAACGTATCAACCATTTGACCGAGCATCTGCGTGAGCACAAACGCGATCATCACGGCCGCAGAGGCCTCCTGATGATGGTGGGCCAGCGACGCCGGCTGCTCAACTACCTGCGAAGGCAGGATGTGGAGCGATACCGCACACTGATCGCACGCCTGGGGCTGCGACGGTAGATTTGGAGAGAGCGGCATCCGTCGCTCCCTCTCCGTTCGAGAGCCGAACGGCCGGTCGGGGACGGTTTCTCCGGATCCCATAATTGGGATAAAGACGACAAGTGGGGATGTGTGTCCAGTTGTCAGTTGTCAACCCTGTGCAAGAGGGCCGTCAACTGGTAATTGGCCCGCTTCCCCGGAAAGGGAGACACGCGTGTCAGAAATCACCGTACGCGGGTCAGTAGGCGGCCGCGAGGTCGTCATCGGAACCGGCAAACTCGCTGGTCAAGCAAACGGTTCGGTGACCATACAGACTGGCGACACCGCCGTTCTGGTCACCGCCACCGCCAACCAACGCCTTCGGGAGGGAATCGACTTCTTTCCCCTCACCGTCGATGTAGAAGAGCGCATGTACGCAGCGGGAAAGATCCCCGGATCGTTCTTCCGTCGTGAAGGCCGTCCTACCGAGCAGGCGATCTTGACCTGCCGGCTCATCGATCGCCCGTTGCGGCCGTCGTTCGCCGATGGTTTTCGCTGTGAGACACAGGTCGTTTCGACGATCCTGTCTATCGACGGGGAGAACCCATACGACATCATCTCGCTCAACGGAGCATCCGCAGCGTTGATGATCAGCGGCATCCCGTTCATGGGTCCCATTGGTGGAGTCATGCTCGGACTCAAGGACGGTCAATGGATCGTCAACCCGACCTACCAGGATCTCGAAGGATGCGTGTTCGAGTTGACGGTCGCCGGTCGACGCAACGACCAGGGGGAAGTCGACATCATGATGGTGGAGGCGGGTGCCACCGAGAACGGCCTGCGTCTCATCGCCGAGGGTCAACAGCCTTCGGACGAGGCGACGGTCGCACAGGGCCTCGAAGAGGCCAAGGCGCCGATCGCGGAAATCATCGACCTTCAGCTACAACTCGTCGAGCAGGTTGACGTCCCCGAGATCGAATGGCCGACCGCCGTCGATTACAGCGACGAGCTGTACGCACGGGTCGAGGCCGTGGCCACGCCGAAGCTCGCCGAGGTGATCCGCATTGCCGGAAAGCACGAGCGGAGTGATGCAGAGAGTCGCGTCGCGGAAGAGGTCATCGCCGAGCTCGGCTTGGACGAGGAAGACCTGGCCATGGCGAAGAAGGCGCTGAAGAAGGTCGAGAAGACGTTGATGCGTCAGCGGGTCGTCGACGAAGGTGTCCGCATGGACGGACGCAGTCCGACCGAGATACGTCCGCTGCATGCGGAAGTCGGACTGATACCTCGCACACACGGCTCCGGCCTGTTTGAACGTGGCGAGACCCAGGTGTTGAACATCACCACGCTCGGGATGCTCAAGATGGAGCAGATGCTCGACACGCTCGCCATCGAGGAGAGCAAACGGTTCATGCACCACTACAACTTCCCGCCGTTCTCGGTCGGCGAGGCAGGATTCATGCGTGGCCCGAAGCGTCGCGAGATCGGCCACGGTGCTCTTGCCGAGAAGGCGGTGCTTCCCGTCGTGCCGACGAGTGATGAATTCCCGTATGCACTGCGTCTCGTCTCCGAGGTGCTGTCGTCCAACGGTTCGACGTCGATGGCGTCGGTCTGTTCTTCGAGTCTGTCGCTCATGGACGCCGGTGTGCCGATCTCTGAGCCTGTCGCGGGCATCGCGATGGGTCTGATCTCGGTCGACGGTAAGTTCGTCACGCTCACCGACATCATCGGTGCAGAAGATGCACTCGGCGACATGGACTTCAAGGTCGCGGGAACCGCCGATGTGATCACTGCGTTGCAGATGGACACGAAGATCGAAGGGCTGCCATCCGAGGTGCTCACGGGTGCCCTCCAGCAGGCAAAGGACGCTCGTCTGGCGATCCTGGACACGATGCGGGCCGCAATCGAAGGTCCGCGGACGGAACTCAACGAGTGGGCCCCGAGGATCGAGGCCGTGCGAATCCCCAAGGACAAGATCGGTGAGATCATCGGTCCGAAGGGCAAGCACATCCGTGAACTCGAAGAAGAAACGGGAGCGTCGATCGAGATCGAGGAGGACGGAGCCGAAGGCATCGTTCGCATCGGTTCTCCCGACGGTGACTCCCTTGCGGCCGCCAAGGAGCGGGTCCTCCAGATGGCGTTCCCACCCGAAGCCGAGGTTGGCAAGGAATACGACGGTGAAGTCGTGAACATCACCAAGTTCGGTGCGTTCATCAACATCCTTCCCGGTCGTGACGGCCTGCTCCACATCTCCAAGATCGACGCGAACCGTCGTGTCGACCGTGTCGAGGACTACGTGGCGCTGGGAGACAAGGTGAAGGTCATCGTGCGTGAAGTCGACCGGATGGGGAAGGTCAATCTGGACCTCGCCGCCGAGATCGAGCCGAAGCCGGATGCCAAACTGGGCGCAGAACGCCATGGCAGCGACCGTGGCAATGAGCGTCGTGACGACCGTGGTGGAGATCGTGGTCGCGGCGGCGATCGTGGCCGTGGCGGAGATCGTGATCGTGGCCGTGGTGGAGATCGTGATCGTGGTCGTGGTGGAGATCGTGATCGTGGTCGTGGTGGAGATCGTGATCGTGGTCGTGGTGGAGATCGGGACCGTGGTGACGACCGCGGTGCGGAGCCAAGCAGCGGTGACCGGCCCCGACGCAAGATCGTCTCCTTCGAAGAAGAGTTCGAGAAGAGAAACGATTCCTGAGAGACTGTTTCTCAAAGAGGGCGGGCCATCATGGCCCGCCCTCTTTGCTCTCCGACACCCATGCGGTTCGTTTCCGAGCGGATCCAGGTGATCGCCGGCTCTCTGCGACTACTCGATCCACGCTGCATGCTCCCGAGAGTCCATGCTGCCGACGGCCACCTACTCTTGACGTGTGCCCGAACTGCCCGACATCGTCATCTACGTGGAGGCTCTCGAGCGTCGCATTCTCGGAGCACAGCTGGAGCACGTCAGAGTGGTCTCACCATCGGTGCTACGGACGTACGACCCGCCGATCGGCGAAATCGAAGGTCGTCATGTCCAAGGGCTGCGCCGGATCGGCAAGCGAATCGTTTGGCAGCTGGAAGATGACCTGTTCGTCGTGATCCATCTGATGGTCGCCGGTCGGCTGCGATGGAGAAGCCCGGGGGCTGCAATTCCGAAGAAGGTAGGCCTGGCCGCTTTCGACTTTCCCGGTGGCACACTGGTCTTCACCGAGGCATCTCGGAGGAAGCGAGCTTCGCTCCATCTGCTTCGCGGGGAGGAGGAGATCGCCACGATCGATCCTGGCGGTCTGGAACCACTCACGATGACGCTCGAGGAGTTCTCCGCAGCACTCGTTCGTCAGAACCGGACGCTGAAACGTGCCCTCACCGACCCGAGAACCTTCAGTGGGATCGGGAATGCGTATTCGGACGAGATCCTGCACAGGGCGCGTCTCTCGCCGCTGCAGCTCACCGAACGGCTGGACAGCGCCGCGATCGTTGCACTCTTCGACGCCACTCGGGCCGTGCTGATCGATTGGACGGACCGTCTCCGAAGAGAAGTGGGGGAGGGCTGGCCGGAGAAGGTCACGGCCTTCAGACCGGAGATGGCGGTCCACGGAAAGCACGGAGAGCCGTGCCCCGTGTGCGGTTCACCCGTGCAGCGGATCGTGTACACAAGCAACGAGACCAACTACTGCGCCACGTGCCAGACGAACGGGAAGTTGCTCGCCGATCGCGCCCGATCCCGCCTTCTCAAAGGAGACCGAACCAGGCGGATCGAAGAAGTGGGCGGCTGAAAGCGTGATGGTCGGTCGTCCAGGAGCCCCTAAGATCGAGTGGGACGAGAGGACCTGGATGTCGGCTGTGATCCGAACCGAGAGGCTCACGAAGTACTATCGGAAGGAGCGCGGCATCGTCGATCTCAGCCTCGAGATCGTCGAGGGAGAGGTGTTCGGCTATCTGGGGCCCAACGGCGCCGGAAAGACCACGACGATCCGGCTTCTTCTCGGTCTTCTCCATCCGACGAGAGGGAAAGTCGAAGTTCTCGGACACGACACCCGGTCGGTGAAGACACGACGGGCGATCGGCTATCTGCCAGGTGAGTTCGCCCTCTATGAGGACATGACCGTCAAGGACCTGCTCACGTATCTCGCCAATCTCAGGGGGTTGCGCGGATTGGGTGGCGCCAAGGAGTTCGCGGCGCGGCTCGAGCTCGACATGACCCGTAGGGTCGGCGACCTGTCGTCCGGGAACAAACAGAAAGTCGGGCTGGTGCAGGCATTCATGCACCAACCGAGACTTCTCATCTTGGACGAGCCGACCGGCGGCCTCGATCCGCTCATGCAGCAGGAGTTCTACCGGATGATCCGCGAGGCGCGTCGGGAAGGACGCACGGTGTTCCTGTCCTCGCACACGCTCTCGGAGGTCGAGCGTATCGCCGACCGGGTCGGCATCATTCGTGATGGCGATCTCGTTGTCGTGGAGAGTTTGGACTCACTCAAGGCGCGGGCTCCACGACGTATCGAGTTGCACTTCTCCGGTCCTGTTCCGTCGGAGCGATTCACCGCTTTGCCGAACGTCGAGGATGTGTCCGTCGATGACGGCGTCGTATCGTGCCGGGTGGTGGGATCCGTCGATCGCCTCATCAAGACGGCCGCCGAGTTCGAACTTACCAACATCATCAGTCATGAGGCAGATCTCGAAGAGCTCTTCCTCGGGTACTTCCGGGGTGACAGCGATGCTGCGTAACGTGTTCACCAAGACGATGCGGGACCGCCGCAAGGCCATGCTCTGGTGGCTCTCGGGTTCGGCCGCATACATGCTGCTGATCGTCGTTGTCTGGTCGGTCTTCAATGATCCAGGCCTGCAGGACTCGTACGACAAGCTCCTCGCAGCCTATCCCC includes the following:
- a CDS encoding ATP-binding cassette domain-containing protein is translated as MSAVIRTERLTKYYRKERGIVDLSLEIVEGEVFGYLGPNGAGKTTTIRLLLGLLHPTRGKVEVLGHDTRSVKTRRAIGYLPGEFALYEDMTVKDLLTYLANLRGLRGLGGAKEFAARLELDMTRRVGDLSSGNKQKVGLVQAFMHQPRLLILDEPTGGLDPLMQQEFYRMIREARREGRTVFLSSHTLSEVERIADRVGIIRDGDLVVVESLDSLKARAPRRIELHFSGPVPSERFTALPNVEDVSVDDGVVSCRVVGSVDRLIKTAAEFELTNIISHEADLEELFLGYFRGDSDAA
- a CDS encoding polyribonucleotide nucleotidyltransferase, translated to MSEITVRGSVGGREVVIGTGKLAGQANGSVTIQTGDTAVLVTATANQRLREGIDFFPLTVDVEERMYAAGKIPGSFFRREGRPTEQAILTCRLIDRPLRPSFADGFRCETQVVSTILSIDGENPYDIISLNGASAALMISGIPFMGPIGGVMLGLKDGQWIVNPTYQDLEGCVFELTVAGRRNDQGEVDIMMVEAGATENGLRLIAEGQQPSDEATVAQGLEEAKAPIAEIIDLQLQLVEQVDVPEIEWPTAVDYSDELYARVEAVATPKLAEVIRIAGKHERSDAESRVAEEVIAELGLDEEDLAMAKKALKKVEKTLMRQRVVDEGVRMDGRSPTEIRPLHAEVGLIPRTHGSGLFERGETQVLNITTLGMLKMEQMLDTLAIEESKRFMHHYNFPPFSVGEAGFMRGPKRREIGHGALAEKAVLPVVPTSDEFPYALRLVSEVLSSNGSTSMASVCSSSLSLMDAGVPISEPVAGIAMGLISVDGKFVTLTDIIGAEDALGDMDFKVAGTADVITALQMDTKIEGLPSEVLTGALQQAKDARLAILDTMRAAIEGPRTELNEWAPRIEAVRIPKDKIGEIIGPKGKHIRELEEETGASIEIEEDGAEGIVRIGSPDGDSLAAAKERVLQMAFPPEAEVGKEYDGEVVNITKFGAFINILPGRDGLLHISKIDANRRVDRVEDYVALGDKVKVIVREVDRMGKVNLDLAAEIEPKPDAKLGAERHGSDRGNERRDDRGGDRGRGGDRGRGGDRDRGRGGDRDRGRGGDRDRGRGGDRDRGRGGDRDRGDDRGAEPSSGDRPRRKIVSFEEEFEKRNDS
- a CDS encoding RidA family protein — protein: MRERFHSSSPYEPAYGFSRAIRIGDRVLIAGTAPIPPEGEPMASTAYEQMRRCGVIIIASLEAAGATAADVVRTRMFLTDPADADEVGRAHAELFGAAAPVATMVVVGGLLDPGWKVEVEAEALLGG
- a CDS encoding formamidopyrimidine-DNA glycosylase produces the protein MPELPDIVIYVEALERRILGAQLEHVRVVSPSVLRTYDPPIGEIEGRHVQGLRRIGKRIVWQLEDDLFVVIHLMVAGRLRWRSPGAAIPKKVGLAAFDFPGGTLVFTEASRRKRASLHLLRGEEEIATIDPGGLEPLTMTLEEFSAALVRQNRTLKRALTDPRTFSGIGNAYSDEILHRARLSPLQLTERLDSAAIVALFDATRAVLIDWTDRLRREVGEGWPEKVTAFRPEMAVHGKHGEPCPVCGSPVQRIVYTSNETNYCATCQTNGKLLADRARSRLLKGDRTRRIEEVGG
- the rpsO gene encoding 30S ribosomal protein S15, with the translated sequence MKDTKTIIEEYGQHDSDTGSPEVQVALLTERINHLTEHLREHKRDHHGRRGLLMMVGQRRRLLNYLRRQDVERYRTLIARLGLRR